Proteins found in one Hoplias malabaricus isolate fHopMal1 chromosome 17, fHopMal1.hap1, whole genome shotgun sequence genomic segment:
- the ran gene encoding GTP-binding nuclear protein Ran yields MAENDPQVQFKLVLVGDGGTGKTTFVKRHLTGEFEKKYVATLGVEVHPLVFHTNRGAIKYNVWDTAGQEKFGGLRDGYYIQAQCAIIMFDVTSRVTYKNVPNWHRDLVRVCENIPIVLCGNKVDIKDRKVKAKSIVFHRKKNLQYYDISAKSNYNFEKPFLWLARKLIGDPNLEFVEMPALAPPEIAMDPSLAAQYEHDLKVASETALPDEDDDL; encoded by the exons CTGGTTCTCGTAGGAGATGGAGGCACGGGGAAGACCACCTTTGTGAAAAGACATTTGACAGGGGAATTTGAAAAGAAATATGTTG CCACTCTGGGAGTTGAAGTACACCCCCTGGTCTTCCACACTAACAGAGGAGCCATCAAATACAATGTATGGGACACAGCTGGACAGGAGAAGTTTGGCGGGCTCAGAGACGGCTATTACATCCAAG CTCAGTGTGCGATCATCATGTTTGATGTCACCTCACGAGTCACTTATAAGAACGTGCCCAACTGGCATCGTGAcctggtgcgtgtgtgtgagaacatTCCCATAGTGCTGTGTGGCAACAAGGTGGACATCAAGGACAGGAAGGTGAAAGCCAAGAGCATTGTGTTTCATCGTAAGAAGAATCTACAG TACTATGACATCTCAGCAAAGAGTAATTATAACTTTGAGAAGCCCTTCCTGTGGCTTGCACGGAAGCTGATTGGAGATCCTAACCTGGAATTTGTGGAGATGCCTGCCCTCGCCCCACCTGAAATTGCCATGGACCCATCACTTGCGGCACAGTATGAGCATGACCTGAAA GTGGCATCAGAAACAGCTCTCCCAGACGAGGACGATGACCTCTAA
- the stx3b gene encoding syntaxin 3b isoform X1, with the protein MKDRLEQLKATCDHDDEDVEIAVDNAAFMDEFFSQIEDIRNSIDKIDENVAEVKKLYSVILSAPTSDQKTQDELEALTNDIKKMANNARNKLKTIERNLESEEEERVSADIRIRKSQHAVLSRKFVDVMTKYNEAQVDFREKSKGRIQRQLEITGKATTDEELEEMLEGGNTAVFTAGIIDSGISKQALSEIESRHKDIVRLESSIKELHDMFVDIAMLVESQGDIVDNIEVNVSKAVDHIAVAKTETKKAVRYQSSARKKTIIIVSVIVAILAIIALIIGLSVGLKTR; encoded by the exons ATGAAGGACCGCCTGGAGCAGTTGAAGGCG ACGTGTGATCATGATGACGAGGACGTTGAGATCGCTGTGGATAATGCAGCGTTCATGGACGAATTCTTTTCCCAG ATCGAAGATATCAGAAACAGCATTGATAAAATTGATGAAAATGTGGCCGAAGTGAAGAAACTTTATTCCGTTATTTTATCTGCACCGACATctgatcaga AAACACAAGATGAGCTGGAGGCCCTTACTAATGACATTAAGAAAATGGCCAACAATGCACGCAACAAGCTGAAAA ccATTGAGAGGAATCTGGAatcagaggaggaggagagagtgtcTGCTGACATAAGGATACGGAAGTCACAG CATGCTGTTCTGTCCAGGAAGTTTGTGGATGTGATGACGAAATACAATGAAGCTCAGGTTGATTTCAGAGAGAAGAGCAAAGGACGTATCCAGAGACAGTTAGAGATCA ctgGTAAAGCCACTACTGATGAAGAGCTAGAGGAGATGTTGGAGGGAGGGAACACAGCGGTCTTCACTGCAGGG ATCATAGACTCGGGGATATCCAAGCAGGCGCTGAGCGAGATTGAGTCTCGACACAAAGACATTGTGCGTCTGGAGAGCAGCATAAAGGAGCTCCACGACATGTTTGTGGACATCGCCATGCTCGTGGAGAGCCAG ggTGACATAGTTGATAACATAGAGGTGAATGTGTCCAAAGCAGTGGATCACATTGCTGTGGCAAAGACTGAGACAAAGAAAGCCGTCAGGTATCAGAGCAGTGCACGGAAG aaaACAATCATTATAGTGAGTGTGATAGTGGCAATTCTTGCCATTATTGCTTTGATTATTGGTCTGTCTGTAGGACTTAAAACAAGATAA
- the stx3b gene encoding syntaxin 3b isoform X2: MKDRLEQLKATCDHDDEDVEIAVDNAAFMDEFFSQIEDIRNSIDKIDENVAEVKKLYSVILSAPTSDQKTQDELEALTNDIKKMANNARNKLKTIERNLESEEEERVSADIRIRKSQHAVLSRKFVDVMTKYNEAQVDFREKSKGRIQRQLEITGKATTDEELEEMLEGGNTAVFTAGIIDSGISKQALSEIESRHKDIVRLESSIKELHDMFVDIAMLVESQGDIVDNIEVNVSKAVDHIAVAKTETKKAVRYQSSARKKMIILGVIIAVVVVIIVIIILTQTL; encoded by the exons ATGAAGGACCGCCTGGAGCAGTTGAAGGCG ACGTGTGATCATGATGACGAGGACGTTGAGATCGCTGTGGATAATGCAGCGTTCATGGACGAATTCTTTTCCCAG ATCGAAGATATCAGAAACAGCATTGATAAAATTGATGAAAATGTGGCCGAAGTGAAGAAACTTTATTCCGTTATTTTATCTGCACCGACATctgatcaga AAACACAAGATGAGCTGGAGGCCCTTACTAATGACATTAAGAAAATGGCCAACAATGCACGCAACAAGCTGAAAA ccATTGAGAGGAATCTGGAatcagaggaggaggagagagtgtcTGCTGACATAAGGATACGGAAGTCACAG CATGCTGTTCTGTCCAGGAAGTTTGTGGATGTGATGACGAAATACAATGAAGCTCAGGTTGATTTCAGAGAGAAGAGCAAAGGACGTATCCAGAGACAGTTAGAGATCA ctgGTAAAGCCACTACTGATGAAGAGCTAGAGGAGATGTTGGAGGGAGGGAACACAGCGGTCTTCACTGCAGGG ATCATAGACTCGGGGATATCCAAGCAGGCGCTGAGCGAGATTGAGTCTCGACACAAAGACATTGTGCGTCTGGAGAGCAGCATAAAGGAGCTCCACGACATGTTTGTGGACATCGCCATGCTCGTGGAGAGCCAG ggTGACATAGTTGATAACATAGAGGTGAATGTGTCCAAAGCAGTGGATCACATTGCTGTGGCAAAGACTGAGACAAAGAAAGCCGTCAGGTATCAGAGCAGTGCACGGAAG AAGATGATCATTTTGGGAGTGATCATTGCAGTGGTTGTGGTCATCATTGTTATCATCATCCTCACACAGACGCTCTGA
- the stx3b gene encoding syntaxin 3b isoform X4, producing the protein MKDRLEQLKATCDHDDEDVEIAVDNAAFMDEFFSQIEDIRNSIDKIDENVAEVKKLYSVILSAPTSDQKTQDELEALTNDIKKMANNARNKLKTIERNLESEEEERVSADIRIRKSQHAVLSRKFVDVMTKYNEAQVDFREKSKGRIQRQLEITGKATTDEELEEMLEGGNTAVFTAGIIDSGISKQALSEIESRHKDIVRLESSIKELHDMFVDIAMLVESQFSFPSAPRCVLFVRLADRWLEFQLVVTLLSK; encoded by the exons ATGAAGGACCGCCTGGAGCAGTTGAAGGCG ACGTGTGATCATGATGACGAGGACGTTGAGATCGCTGTGGATAATGCAGCGTTCATGGACGAATTCTTTTCCCAG ATCGAAGATATCAGAAACAGCATTGATAAAATTGATGAAAATGTGGCCGAAGTGAAGAAACTTTATTCCGTTATTTTATCTGCACCGACATctgatcaga AAACACAAGATGAGCTGGAGGCCCTTACTAATGACATTAAGAAAATGGCCAACAATGCACGCAACAAGCTGAAAA ccATTGAGAGGAATCTGGAatcagaggaggaggagagagtgtcTGCTGACATAAGGATACGGAAGTCACAG CATGCTGTTCTGTCCAGGAAGTTTGTGGATGTGATGACGAAATACAATGAAGCTCAGGTTGATTTCAGAGAGAAGAGCAAAGGACGTATCCAGAGACAGTTAGAGATCA ctgGTAAAGCCACTACTGATGAAGAGCTAGAGGAGATGTTGGAGGGAGGGAACACAGCGGTCTTCACTGCAGGG ATCATAGACTCGGGGATATCCAAGCAGGCGCTGAGCGAGATTGAGTCTCGACACAAAGACATTGTGCGTCTGGAGAGCAGCATAAAGGAGCTCCACGACATGTTTGTGGACATCGCCATGCTCGTGGAGAGCCAG TTCTCCTTTCCCTCAGCCCCTCGCTGTGTCCTCTTTGTGCGATTGGCCGATCGTTGGTTGGAATTTCAGCTGGTCGTAACCCTTCTGTCCAAAT AA
- the stx3b gene encoding syntaxin 3b isoform X5: MKDRLEQLKATCDHDDEDVEIAVDNAAFMDEFFSQIEDIRNSIDKIDENVAEVKKLYSVILSAPTSDQKTQDELEALTNDIKKMANNARNKLKTIERNLESEEEERVSADIRIRKSQHAVLSRKFVDVMTKYNEAQVDFREKSKGRIQRQLEITGKATTDEELEEMLEGGNTAVFTAGIIDSGISKQALSEIESRHKDIVRLESSIKELHDMFVDIAMLVESQFSFPSAPRCVLFVRLADRWLEFQLVVTLLSK, from the exons ATGAAGGACCGCCTGGAGCAGTTGAAGGCG ACGTGTGATCATGATGACGAGGACGTTGAGATCGCTGTGGATAATGCAGCGTTCATGGACGAATTCTTTTCCCAG ATCGAAGATATCAGAAACAGCATTGATAAAATTGATGAAAATGTGGCCGAAGTGAAGAAACTTTATTCCGTTATTTTATCTGCACCGACATctgatcaga AAACACAAGATGAGCTGGAGGCCCTTACTAATGACATTAAGAAAATGGCCAACAATGCACGCAACAAGCTGAAAA ccATTGAGAGGAATCTGGAatcagaggaggaggagagagtgtcTGCTGACATAAGGATACGGAAGTCACAG CATGCTGTTCTGTCCAGGAAGTTTGTGGATGTGATGACGAAATACAATGAAGCTCAGGTTGATTTCAGAGAGAAGAGCAAAGGACGTATCCAGAGACAGTTAGAGATCA ctgGTAAAGCCACTACTGATGAAGAGCTAGAGGAGATGTTGGAGGGAGGGAACACAGCGGTCTTCACTGCAGGG ATCATAGACTCGGGGATATCCAAGCAGGCGCTGAGCGAGATTGAGTCTCGACACAAAGACATTGTGCGTCTGGAGAGCAGCATAAAGGAGCTCCACGACATGTTTGTGGACATCGCCATGCTCGTGGAGAGCCAG TTCTCCTTTCCCTCAGCCCCTCGCTGTGTCCTCTTTGTGCGATTGGCCGATCGTTGGTTGGAATTTCAGCTGGTCGTAACCCTTCTGTCCAAAT aa
- the stx3b gene encoding syntaxin 3b isoform X6 produces the protein MKDRLEQLKATCDHDDEDVEIAVDNAAFMDEFFSQIEDIRNSIDKIDENVAEVKKLYSVILSAPTSDQKTQDELEALTNDIKKMANNARNKLKTIERNLESEEEERVSADIRIRKSQHAVLSRKFVDVMTKYNEAQVDFREKSKGRIQRQLEITGKATTDEELEEMLEGGNTAVFTAGIIDSGISKQALSEIESRHKDIVRLESSIKELHDMFVDIAMLVESQFSFPSAPRCVLFVRLADRWLEFQLVVTLLSK, from the exons ATGAAGGACCGCCTGGAGCAGTTGAAGGCG ACGTGTGATCATGATGACGAGGACGTTGAGATCGCTGTGGATAATGCAGCGTTCATGGACGAATTCTTTTCCCAG ATCGAAGATATCAGAAACAGCATTGATAAAATTGATGAAAATGTGGCCGAAGTGAAGAAACTTTATTCCGTTATTTTATCTGCACCGACATctgatcaga AAACACAAGATGAGCTGGAGGCCCTTACTAATGACATTAAGAAAATGGCCAACAATGCACGCAACAAGCTGAAAA ccATTGAGAGGAATCTGGAatcagaggaggaggagagagtgtcTGCTGACATAAGGATACGGAAGTCACAG CATGCTGTTCTGTCCAGGAAGTTTGTGGATGTGATGACGAAATACAATGAAGCTCAGGTTGATTTCAGAGAGAAGAGCAAAGGACGTATCCAGAGACAGTTAGAGATCA ctgGTAAAGCCACTACTGATGAAGAGCTAGAGGAGATGTTGGAGGGAGGGAACACAGCGGTCTTCACTGCAGGG ATCATAGACTCGGGGATATCCAAGCAGGCGCTGAGCGAGATTGAGTCTCGACACAAAGACATTGTGCGTCTGGAGAGCAGCATAAAGGAGCTCCACGACATGTTTGTGGACATCGCCATGCTCGTGGAGAGCCAG TTCTCCTTTCCCTCAGCCCCTCGCTGTGTCCTCTTTGTGCGATTGGCCGATCGTTGGTTGGAATTTCAGCTGGTCGTAACCCTTCTGTCCAAAT GA
- the stx3b gene encoding syntaxin 3b isoform X3 produces MKDRLEQLKATCDHDDEDVEIAVDNAAFMDEFFSQIEDIRNSIDKIDENVAEVKKLYSVILSAPTSDQKTQDELEALTNDIKKMANNARNKLKTIERNLESEEEERVSADIRIRKSQHAVLSRKFVDVMTKYNEAQVDFREKSKGRIQRQLEITGKATTDEELEEMLEGGNTAVFTAGIIDSGISKQALSEIESRHKDIVRLESSIKELHDMFVDIAMLVESQFSFPSAPRCVLFVRLADRWLEFQLVVTLLSKSSR; encoded by the exons ATGAAGGACCGCCTGGAGCAGTTGAAGGCG ACGTGTGATCATGATGACGAGGACGTTGAGATCGCTGTGGATAATGCAGCGTTCATGGACGAATTCTTTTCCCAG ATCGAAGATATCAGAAACAGCATTGATAAAATTGATGAAAATGTGGCCGAAGTGAAGAAACTTTATTCCGTTATTTTATCTGCACCGACATctgatcaga AAACACAAGATGAGCTGGAGGCCCTTACTAATGACATTAAGAAAATGGCCAACAATGCACGCAACAAGCTGAAAA ccATTGAGAGGAATCTGGAatcagaggaggaggagagagtgtcTGCTGACATAAGGATACGGAAGTCACAG CATGCTGTTCTGTCCAGGAAGTTTGTGGATGTGATGACGAAATACAATGAAGCTCAGGTTGATTTCAGAGAGAAGAGCAAAGGACGTATCCAGAGACAGTTAGAGATCA ctgGTAAAGCCACTACTGATGAAGAGCTAGAGGAGATGTTGGAGGGAGGGAACACAGCGGTCTTCACTGCAGGG ATCATAGACTCGGGGATATCCAAGCAGGCGCTGAGCGAGATTGAGTCTCGACACAAAGACATTGTGCGTCTGGAGAGCAGCATAAAGGAGCTCCACGACATGTTTGTGGACATCGCCATGCTCGTGGAGAGCCAG TTCTCCTTTCCCTCAGCCCCTCGCTGTGTCCTCTTTGTGCGATTGGCCGATCGTTGGTTGGAATTTCAGCTGGTCGTAACCCTTCTGTCCAAAT CTTCACGGTGA